A genome region from Streptomyces xanthophaeus includes the following:
- a CDS encoding thioredoxin family protein, which translates to MATVELTKENFDQTVSENPFVLIDFWAGWCRPCLQFAPVYERASEAHPDLVFAKVDTEAQQELAGAFQITSIPTLMIVRDQVAIFAQPGALPEATLTDLIRQARDLDMDEVRAKIAAEQQGSPGAGSADPGTQEA; encoded by the coding sequence GTGGCTACAGTCGAGCTCACCAAGGAAAACTTCGACCAGACGGTCAGCGAGAACCCGTTCGTGCTGATCGACTTCTGGGCGGGCTGGTGCCGGCCGTGCCTGCAGTTCGCCCCGGTCTACGAGCGGGCCTCCGAGGCCCATCCCGACCTCGTGTTCGCCAAGGTGGACACCGAGGCGCAGCAGGAGCTGGCCGGGGCCTTCCAGATCACCTCGATCCCGACGCTGATGATCGTCCGGGACCAGGTGGCCATCTTCGCGCAGCCCGGCGCACTGCCGGAGGCGACCCTGACGGACCTCATCCGCCAGGCCCGGGACCTCGACATGGACGAGGTCCGCGCGAAGATCGCCGCGGAGCAGCAGGGCTCCCCGGGCGCGGGCAGCGCGGACCCCGGTACGCAGGAGGCCTGA
- a CDS encoding aldehyde dehydrogenase family protein gives MPLLDPTLWQDGPTLTGGPAPVVEPATGRTLATIDLAAPADVAEAAVRALAAQRAWARAAHPERAAVLRRAGDLFTAHADELREWLVRESGSIPGKADFELHVAAQECYEAAALASRPTGQVLPSEAPRLSFTRRVPAGVVGVVAPFNAPLILAIRSVAPALALGNAVLLKPDRRTAVCGGLALAAVFAAAGLPGGLLQVLPGGAGTGAAVVADPHVRVVSFTGSTAAGRSVGELAGRHLKRVHLELGGNSALVVLRDADVEAAVAQASWGSFFHQGQICMTAGRHLVHASLYDEYVERLAARAEELAVGDPYRERVHLGPLIDRAQLDRVHALVEASTGQGAKLVAGGTHRELFYRPTVLAGVAEDTPAYTEEVFGPVAPVRSFATEEEAVALASAGPYGLSLGIVTRDAARGLDLAERIPTGIAHINDQTVNDEAVAPFGGVGASGTGARFGGEANLDAFTELRWTTARSTPAGHPF, from the coding sequence ATGCCGCTCCTCGATCCGACGCTCTGGCAGGACGGACCCACCCTCACCGGCGGCCCCGCCCCGGTCGTCGAACCCGCCACCGGCCGCACCCTCGCCACCATCGACCTCGCCGCGCCCGCCGATGTGGCGGAGGCCGCCGTACGGGCCCTCGCGGCGCAGCGGGCCTGGGCGCGCGCCGCCCACCCGGAGCGGGCGGCCGTGCTGCGCCGCGCCGGGGACCTGTTCACCGCGCACGCCGACGAGCTGCGGGAGTGGCTGGTCCGCGAGTCCGGCTCGATACCCGGCAAGGCCGACTTCGAGCTGCACGTCGCCGCGCAGGAGTGCTACGAGGCCGCTGCGCTGGCCTCGCGCCCCACGGGGCAGGTGCTGCCGAGCGAGGCGCCCCGGCTGTCCTTCACCCGGCGGGTACCGGCCGGGGTGGTCGGGGTCGTGGCTCCCTTCAACGCCCCCCTGATCCTGGCGATCCGCTCGGTCGCGCCGGCGCTCGCACTCGGCAACGCGGTGCTGCTCAAGCCGGACCGGCGCACCGCGGTCTGCGGCGGCCTCGCCCTCGCCGCGGTCTTCGCCGCCGCCGGGCTGCCGGGCGGGCTGCTGCAGGTCCTGCCCGGAGGCGCCGGGACGGGCGCCGCGGTGGTCGCCGACCCGCACGTGCGGGTGGTGTCCTTCACCGGATCCACCGCCGCGGGCCGCTCCGTCGGGGAGCTGGCCGGCCGTCACCTCAAGCGCGTGCACCTGGAGCTGGGCGGGAACTCCGCCCTCGTCGTGCTCCGCGACGCCGACGTCGAGGCCGCAGTGGCCCAGGCCTCCTGGGGTTCCTTCTTCCACCAGGGCCAGATCTGCATGACCGCCGGGCGGCACCTCGTCCACGCCTCGCTCTACGACGAGTACGTCGAGCGGCTCGCCGCGCGCGCCGAGGAACTGGCCGTGGGGGACCCGTACCGCGAGCGGGTCCACCTGGGCCCGCTGATCGACCGCGCCCAGCTGGACCGCGTCCACGCCCTGGTGGAGGCCAGCACCGGGCAGGGGGCCAAGCTCGTGGCCGGCGGCACGCACCGGGAGCTCTTCTACCGGCCGACCGTCCTGGCGGGCGTCGCCGAAGACACCCCCGCCTACACCGAGGAGGTCTTCGGCCCGGTGGCGCCCGTACGGTCCTTCGCGACGGAGGAGGAGGCGGTGGCGCTGGCTTCGGCGGGCCCGTACGGCCTCTCCCTCGGGATCGTGACCCGGGACGCGGCGCGCGGGCTCGACCTGGCCGAGCGGATCCCGACCGGGATCGCCCACATCAACGACCAGACGGTCAACGACGAGGCCGTCGCCCCCTTCGGCGGCGTCGGGGCCTCCGGCACCGGTGCACGCTTCGGCGGCGAGGCGAACCTGGACGCCTTCACGGAACTGCGCTGGACCACGGCCCGCAGCACCCCCGCCGGCCACCCGTTCTAA